Genomic DNA from Ensifer adhaerens:
AACTCGACGGCCAGCAGAAGCGGCTTCCCGCCGTGATCGTGCCGCTCTCGCATTACGATCCGCAGAAGACGCGGCCCAGGTCCTAATCAGCTTTCCGCTGCGCGGTCGAGATGGCACGCGCGGCCTCTTCGGACGAGTTGGCCAGCGCCCGCATCTCTGCGGCCAGCACCGCGAAGCCCGAGCCCGCCGTACCGGCGCGCGCTGCTTCGATGCCGGCATTGACGGCCAGCAGTTTCAGATAGCGCAGCGATTGCAGGATCTCGTTGGTCTTCGAGGCGGTCACGCGCATGCCGGCGGTCTGCTCGTCAATACGCTGATAGAGAGACTCGATATTCAGGATGCTGCCTTCGAGATAGAGCAGCTCGCCCGCATCGTCCCAGACGCCACCGCCGGTCTCCGTCACCCAGATCAGATGCCCGTCGCGATGGCGGATGCGATATTCCAGCGTCCAGTCGGTATGGGTTTGCAAGGCCCGGCCGACCAACTCGTCCATCACAGGCACGTCCTCTTCGTACATGATCGAGGTGAAGGTGCGGACACGATTGCCGATGATCTCTTCGGCCGGATAGCCGAAAATGCGTTCGATGCCGTTGGTCATTTCCAGCATCGTATAGTTTTCATCTGCGCGGCAACGGTAGAGAAACCCGGCCATGCGGCCCAGAATGCTTGTCAGAAAATCCATGGATTGCCTGCTCGAAGAGGGGGTGAAGTCATAGGCTCATAACGCAAAAAGCCGGCATAGGCCGCAAGATGCGTTCTATGCCGGTCAGTTGGGGATCAATCGCGGTCAATTGCGCAGATAGGCCTCCATCGAGTCATCCAGCGCATCCGCCCAGGGCGTATGGTGTTTCGGCGCCATTGTGCCGGTGATGAGCGATTTGTAGGAATTGTTGCGGAAGCCCATGATGCCGTCGACCTTGTGCTGCTTCCATTCGAAGAAGGCCTTGCACATCCCGTCGACATCGAAGCTCGGATAGTCCGTGTCGGCAATCAGCTCCTTGATATAGGCGCCCTGATACTTGATGGCATATTTGACATCGTCGGAGGCCTCTTCGCGGGCCTCGCGTTCCGCCACGTCCGCCAGCAGCACAGCCTTGTCTTCCGGCACCGCGATGCGGCCCATGATGATGTCGCGGACATACCAGGCCTGCGCATCGAACATGTTGAAGGTGAACCACTGGTCCTGCATGCCGAGATAGAAGAGCTTGGGATTATGGACATAGACCACGCCCTTATAGAGATCGGCGGTGGCCAGCCGGTTCTTGGTCTTCAGGCGCAGGTCGTCGGGCAGGAAAGGGAAATAGTGCTTGTAGCCGGTGCACAGGATGATCGCGTCGATCTCCTTGCTTGAACCGTCCTTGAAGAAGGCTGTCTTGCCTTCAACCCGCTCCAGGGCCGGCTTTTCCTCCCAGTTCTCCGGCCAGTTGAAGCCCATCGGCGCCGAGCGATAGCAGGAGGTGACGGTCTTGGCCCCATATTTCCAGCACTGCGAGCCGATGTCTTCGGCCGAGTAGGACGAGCCGACCACCAGCACGTTCTGGTCCGTGAATTCGCGGGCATCGCGGAAATCGTGGGCGTGGACGATGCGGCCATAGAAATGTTCGAAACCGGGATATTCCGGCACGTTGGGCGAGGAGAAATGACCGGAGGCACAGACGACATAGTCGAAGCGCTCCTTGTAGACAGTGTCCTTCACCATGTCGTGGGCGGTTACGGTGAAATCGCCCGCATCCTCGTTGTATTCCACCCAGCGAATGACCGAGGAGAAGCGGATCCACTTGCGCACATCGGCCTTCTTCACCCGGCCCTCGATGTAATCCATCATCACGGCGCGCGGCGGATAGGACGCGATCTGCTTGCCGAAATGCTCCTCGAAGGAATAGTCGGCAAATTCCAGCCCTTCCTTCGGACCGTTGGTCCAGAGGTAGCGGTACATGGAGTTGTGGACCGGCTCGCCGTTCTCGTCGACGCCGGTGCGCCAGCTGTAGTTCCAGAGCCCACCCCAGTTCGACTGCTTCTCGAAGCAGACGATCTCCGGGATGTCAGCGCCCTTCTTGGCGGCGGATTGAAAGGCCCGCAATTGGGCAAGGCCCGACGGGCCGGCGCCGATAACGGCAACTCGTGTCATGTCGCATTCCCCTTCCAGATTTTTATGGATGTTATTGAAGCCTACGGACGCCCGGGGCAACCGCCAGCTCAGTCAGGCCAGAAGCCCGGGCTGGTGGGCGCGCCGTCGTCGAATTTTTCGAGCCAGTCGATGGTCGTCTGGCGGTAACGGGTCAGGCCCTTGTAGTCGATGAGTTCCGGCGGCAGCGTTTTCAGCACGCGCGGGAAGCGGCGCGCCCATTTCGGCACGGTCACCAACTCTTCCATGTTCATGAGATAGCAGCGGATGACGAAGAGAATGGCATTTGAGCGCGGCAGCCGCCACAGGCTCTGCAATTCGACCCGCAGGTGTACCTTCTCGCCGACATTCTCCGGCGTGACCGTGGTACGGTCCGGACCCCATTTCGGATAGTTTTCCGGGCTCGTATCGAGCCGCGGATTGATCGTCATCGTCCAGTTGAAGCGCCGCACCGGCTTACCGAGCTGCAGATTCAGGAGGAATTTCAGCGCGCGTTCAAAGACGCCGATCTGATGGGCCAGCGGCACCGGTCCGTGCCATTCCATGAAGTTCATGCCGATGTCGAAATCGAGCGACCAGTCGGCCTGAGTCGTCACCATGCCGGCATCCATCCAGAGATTGCCGTCACGCTGGTCCACGACGCAGATGTCGCCCTGGGTCTGGCGGCTGATATATTCCAACGGCTCGTAAGGCAGCGTGGAAGGATCGCCAAAGGTGAATGTGTCGTCGATGCCGAGCGGCCGGTTGATCCAGCGCCACTGGTCGCCGTTGCGGATCAGGGTGAAATGTTCGGGGTAGCCAGCTGCTTGCTCTTCCATCAGCAGCTCCAGCGTATCCCACTGCGCCGACATCATGTGCGGCAGCGCCTGATAGCGCAGCGGATCTTCCTTCAGCACCAGCGCCCGGTCGCGCATTTCGGCGACGTAGTGCTCATCGACGTCGATCAGGTTTTCGAAGACCGTTCCCGGCCTGCCCTTCACATGTGGTTCCATGTTGACCGAGTACATGTATTCGTCGCGGTCGAAGGGAAAGGGAAAGCGCCGGATGTTTTCCGGGCTATTGCGATAGGTGAAATCGTCCCGGAACGTTTCCTGCTTGAAGACGAGTGACATGGGTCGTTCTCCCGATGTGGAGTGAAGCTTTACAGTTCGAGATGCAGCGCGCGTCCCTCGAAGCGGGACACGCAGATCATGACCTTGCGGCCGGAGGCCTTTTCTTCGTCGGTGAGATAGACGTCGTGATGCAGCAGCGCGCCGTCGCAGAGCGCCACGCCGGTTTCGCACTGGCCGCAAGCGCCGCCGCGGCAGAGGAACGGCGCATCGACGCCCGCTGCCTCGACGGCTTCCAGGATGCTTTCATGATGGCCGACATGAACCGTCTTGCCGGAGCGCGTCAGCTCAACCGAAAACGGCTTGCCGGACTGCGCCGAGAGGAAGCGTTCGGAATGCAGGTTCTGCTCCGGCCAACCTGCCTCGATGCCGGCTTTCAGCACGCCGTCGATCATGCCGCCCGGTCCGCAGACATAGAGATGCGTGCCGAGCGGCTGGCTGTCGAGAAGACGGCCCAGCGGGATCATGCTGCCATCGGCATCGCAATAGATCTTGACGCGATGCGATCCGTAGCGTTCGACCAGATCGTGGCAATAAGCGCCGCGATCCATGGAACGCACGGCATAATGCAGCTCGAAATTCGCGCCTTC
This window encodes:
- a CDS encoding trimethylamine monooxygenase; this encodes MTRVAVIGAGPSGLAQLRAFQSAAKKGADIPEIVCFEKQSNWGGLWNYSWRTGVDENGEPVHNSMYRYLWTNGPKEGLEFADYSFEEHFGKQIASYPPRAVMMDYIEGRVKKADVRKWIRFSSVIRWVEYNEDAGDFTVTAHDMVKDTVYKERFDYVVCASGHFSSPNVPEYPGFEHFYGRIVHAHDFRDAREFTDQNVLVVGSSYSAEDIGSQCWKYGAKTVTSCYRSAPMGFNWPENWEEKPALERVEGKTAFFKDGSSKEIDAIILCTGYKHYFPFLPDDLRLKTKNRLATADLYKGVVYVHNPKLFYLGMQDQWFTFNMFDAQAWYVRDIIMGRIAVPEDKAVLLADVAEREAREEASDDVKYAIKYQGAYIKELIADTDYPSFDVDGMCKAFFEWKQHKVDGIMGFRNNSYKSLITGTMAPKHHTPWADALDDSMEAYLRN
- a CDS encoding Ferredoxin-NADP reductase is translated as MSGGMEIPVRVAKITPVASGIKRFRFERLDGQPLPTFSGGAHVIVTMNDDGHMRRNAYSLMSPPHDCSAYEISVLRVEDSRGGSAFMHEKLSEGDEIRVSYPVNLFQPDWRGRKHLLIAGGIGITPFLAMMEQFTREGANFELHYAVRSMDRGAYCHDLVERYGSHRVKIYCDADGSMIPLGRLLDSQPLGTHLYVCGPGGMIDGVLKAGIEAGWPEQNLHSERFLSAQSGKPFSVELTRSGKTVHVGHHESILEAVEAAGVDAPFLCRGGACGQCETGVALCDGALLHHDVYLTDEEKASGRKVMICVSRFEGRALHLEL
- a CDS encoding methyl-accepting chemotaxis sensory transducer with Pas/Pac sensor; translation: MDFLTSILGRMAGFLYRCRADENYTMLEMTNGIERIFGYPAEEIIGNRVRTFTSIMYEEDVPVMDELVGRALQTHTDWTLEYRIRHRDGHLIWVTETGGGVWDDAGELLYLEGSILNIESLYQRIDEQTAGMRVTASKTNEILQSLRYLKLLAVNAGIEAARAGTAGSGFAVLAAEMRALANSSEEAARAISTAQRKAD